In a genomic window of Prochlorococcus marinus subsp. marinus str. CCMP1375:
- a CDS encoding DEAD/DEAH box helicase, translating to MSREVINTTFDDDLDLENIFPFSLDDFQLEAIDALNQGHSVVVSAPTGSGKTLIGEYAIYRALSHGQKVFYTTPLKALSNQKLRDFRNQFGYANVGLLTGDLSVNRGAAITVMTTEIFRNMLYAEVDERDDPLDEVETVVLDECHYMNDSQRGTVWEESIIHCPSSVQLVALSATVANAGQLTDWIQKVHGPTKLIFSDFRPVPLNFNFCSAKGLHPLLNESRTGLHPNCKVWRPPKGQKRKSRSNKPLQPDAPPISFVIEKMAEREMLPAIYFIFSRRGCDKAVKDLGKVDLVSIKEKRIIETRLNTYLKENPEGVRHGIHVDALKRGIASHHAGVLPAWKELIEELFQKSLVKTVFATETLAAGINMPARSTVISSLSKRTENGHRQLMGSEFLQMAGRAGRRGLDSQGDVVTVQSRFEGVREAGQLATSAANPLISQFTPSYGMVLNLLQRYDLEKSRELVQRSFGCYLASLDLFDDEELLDQLRDQLGKLQSIAGDVPWREFEVYEKQRSRLKEERRLLRILQKQAADTLMNELTLALQFVSVGSLISFKISSLKGRVIPAVIIDKYEGISNLPLLLCLTDENIWILIPCKSVVALHTEMSCLDVKSVVAPTLKHIGEIVYGDQYSHDISMVVAQTAKIHDMVTPQYDLAGEVLVQANLVKELEEYLIKLPAHQWGDRKKLKKHRRKMEELEFEIKERQQLIHHRANRHWDTFLLLMEILQYFGCLDELDHTDIGKTVSALRGDNELWLGLALMSGHLDELSPSSLAAVLQAISTETNRHDLWSGFSPSPESMEALNDLSGIRRELLRSQEQLKLEIPVWSEPELMGLVEKWANGITWSDLIANTSLDEGDVVRIMRRTIDLLAQLPYCVAISKQLKRNAAIALKGLNRFPVREAEDLLNKEMERENNLNPATERLSKDNR from the coding sequence ATGAGCCGGGAGGTGATTAACACGACTTTTGATGATGATTTGGATCTAGAGAATATTTTCCCATTTTCTCTGGATGATTTCCAGCTTGAGGCTATTGATGCTTTGAATCAAGGGCATTCGGTTGTAGTAAGCGCCCCTACTGGGTCTGGTAAGACATTGATTGGTGAATATGCAATTTATCGTGCTCTTTCTCATGGACAAAAAGTTTTTTATACAACACCTTTAAAAGCCCTTTCTAATCAGAAGCTCCGTGATTTTCGTAATCAGTTTGGTTATGCAAATGTTGGTCTTTTGACAGGTGACTTAAGCGTTAATAGAGGAGCAGCAATAACTGTAATGACTACAGAGATCTTCAGAAATATGCTTTATGCAGAAGTAGATGAAAGGGATGATCCATTGGATGAGGTGGAAACAGTTGTGTTAGATGAGTGTCATTATATGAACGATTCCCAACGAGGAACTGTTTGGGAAGAGTCGATCATTCATTGCCCTTCATCTGTTCAACTAGTTGCATTATCAGCAACTGTTGCCAATGCTGGTCAGCTTACAGATTGGATACAGAAGGTTCACGGGCCTACGAAATTGATATTTAGTGACTTTCGCCCAGTTCCGTTAAATTTTAATTTTTGTAGCGCAAAGGGATTACACCCTTTGCTTAATGAGTCTCGAACTGGATTGCATCCCAATTGCAAGGTTTGGAGACCTCCAAAGGGGCAAAAGCGTAAGAGTCGATCTAATAAACCATTGCAGCCAGATGCACCTCCAATCAGTTTTGTGATTGAGAAAATGGCGGAAAGAGAAATGCTTCCTGCTATTTACTTTATCTTTAGTCGTCGTGGTTGTGATAAGGCTGTAAAAGACCTTGGGAAGGTGGATTTAGTTTCTATTAAAGAAAAGAGGATAATTGAAACTCGTCTAAATACATATCTTAAAGAGAATCCAGAAGGAGTCCGCCATGGCATACATGTCGATGCTTTGAAACGCGGAATTGCTTCACACCATGCAGGTGTATTGCCTGCATGGAAAGAGTTGATCGAAGAATTATTTCAGAAAAGTTTGGTGAAGACTGTTTTCGCTACTGAGACCTTGGCAGCAGGAATAAATATGCCAGCTCGTAGTACGGTTATTTCTTCGCTATCTAAACGAACTGAAAATGGTCATAGGCAACTTATGGGTAGTGAATTCTTGCAGATGGCTGGTAGAGCAGGGCGAAGAGGTCTCGATTCACAAGGTGACGTAGTTACTGTCCAAAGTCGTTTTGAAGGTGTTCGTGAAGCAGGTCAGCTTGCAACCTCGGCAGCTAATCCCTTGATTAGTCAATTCACTCCAAGCTATGGGATGGTGCTCAATCTTTTGCAACGTTATGATCTGGAGAAGTCACGGGAATTAGTTCAGCGGAGTTTCGGATGTTATTTGGCTAGCTTAGATTTATTTGACGATGAAGAGCTGCTTGATCAATTACGGGATCAATTAGGTAAACTGCAATCTATTGCAGGTGATGTTCCCTGGAGGGAATTTGAAGTTTATGAGAAACAGAGGAGTCGATTAAAGGAAGAAAGAAGACTACTTAGAATTTTACAGAAACAGGCAGCAGATACTCTTATGAATGAACTTACCTTGGCTTTACAGTTCGTAAGTGTAGGATCTCTCATTAGTTTTAAGATCTCTTCTCTGAAAGGAAGAGTTATACCAGCTGTAATTATCGATAAATATGAGGGAATAAGTAATCTACCTCTACTCTTATGCCTAACTGATGAAAATATATGGATTTTAATTCCTTGTAAGTCTGTCGTGGCGCTTCATACAGAGATGAGTTGCTTAGACGTGAAGTCTGTTGTTGCACCAACTCTTAAGCATATAGGTGAAATAGTATACGGCGATCAATATAGTCATGATATCTCTATGGTTGTCGCTCAGACTGCCAAGATACATGATATGGTTACACCCCAATATGATCTTGCTGGCGAGGTTTTAGTTCAAGCGAATTTAGTAAAAGAATTGGAAGAATATTTGATTAAATTACCTGCCCATCAATGGGGTGATCGAAAAAAATTGAAGAAGCATCGACGAAAAATGGAAGAACTTGAATTTGAAATAAAAGAAAGACAGCAATTGATACATCATCGAGCTAACCGTCATTGGGATACTTTCTTATTGCTAATGGAAATATTGCAATATTTTGGATGCCTTGATGAGCTTGACCATACAGATATAGGTAAAACAGTAAGTGCATTAAGAGGAGATAATGAACTATGGCTGGGACTTGCATTAATGAGTGGCCATTTAGATGAATTGTCACCTTCAAGCTTGGCAGCTGTTCTGCAAGCGATTAGTACTGAGACTAATCGGCATGATTTATGGTCTGGATTTTCCCCGTCACCTGAATCTATGGAAGCCCTAAATGATCTTTCAGGTATTCGCCGTGAATTATTACGTTCTCAAGAGCAGCTGAAGTTAGAAATTCCAGTTTGGTCTGAACCTGAACTAATGGGCTTGGTTGAGAAATGGGCAAACGGAATAACATGGAGCGATTTAATAGCTAATACGTCTTTAGATGAGGGAGATGTTGTTAGAATAATGCGACGTACTATTGATTTGCTCGCACAGTTGCCTTATTGCGTGGCAATAAGTAAACAGCTTAAGAGGAATGCTGCTATTGCTTTAAAAGGACTTAATCGTTTTCCAGTTCGTGAGGCGGAAGACCTTTTAAATAAAGAAATGGAAAGAGAAAATAATTTAAACCCGGCGACTGAAAGATTATCTAAAGATAATAGATAA
- a CDS encoding aminotransferase class I/II-fold pyridoxal phosphate-dependent enzyme produces MKKIPKTRIRKIRTWIPKAKAGRLLENINDKQFSSLLDLASNDYLGLSQHPNLIEAAKETMIAEGLGAGGSRLVTGSRPIHQALEKELSQWLNFESVLLFPSGFQANLAAVTTLANRKTPVIADKLIHHSLLVGIKASGAKLKRFSHNDINDLEKLIKISLKESPTQTPLVITESVFSMEGSSPDLEKIGELCNNYHAMLLVDEAHSLGVMGDQGRGLCYGLKNPVTMISGTFGKAFGGGGAFLATSDFYGEHIVQTSGAFRYTTALAPPLAAAALEALKLIKDNPGWGLALQKKSSLWRSTLIEHGWNVRIGNSPIIPLVLGSDEESLKKQTELEANGILTVAIRPPTVPEGTSRLRIVVRNNLPGEVLEQLLFYLGKKV; encoded by the coding sequence ATGAAAAAGATTCCTAAAACAAGGATACGCAAGATAAGGACTTGGATCCCTAAAGCAAAAGCTGGCAGATTACTTGAAAATATTAATGACAAACAATTTAGTTCTCTCCTTGATCTTGCAAGCAATGATTATTTAGGGCTAAGCCAACATCCAAACCTCATAGAAGCAGCAAAGGAAACTATGATTGCTGAAGGATTAGGAGCTGGGGGCTCAAGGCTTGTAACTGGCAGTAGGCCTATACATCAAGCACTCGAGAAAGAACTTAGTCAATGGTTGAATTTTGAAAGTGTATTACTTTTCCCTAGTGGATTCCAAGCTAATTTGGCTGCAGTCACAACTTTGGCAAATCGTAAGACTCCTGTGATAGCAGACAAGTTAATTCACCATTCCTTATTAGTAGGGATCAAAGCCAGCGGGGCAAAACTCAAGCGTTTTTCTCATAACGACATTAACGATCTAGAAAAACTTATCAAAATAAGTTTGAAGGAAAGTCCTACTCAAACACCTCTAGTAATAACAGAAAGTGTTTTCAGCATGGAAGGAAGTAGTCCTGACTTAGAAAAAATAGGAGAGCTATGTAACAACTATCATGCAATGCTATTAGTTGATGAAGCTCATTCTCTTGGTGTGATGGGGGATCAAGGGAGAGGGCTTTGTTATGGACTCAAGAATCCAGTCACAATGATAAGCGGGACCTTTGGGAAAGCCTTTGGAGGTGGAGGAGCCTTTTTAGCAACAAGCGATTTTTATGGGGAACATATAGTTCAAACAAGTGGTGCATTTCGTTACACAACAGCACTTGCCCCGCCACTAGCAGCCGCAGCTTTGGAAGCCTTAAAACTTATCAAAGACAATCCAGGTTGGGGATTAGCTCTTCAGAAGAAATCCAGTTTATGGAGATCAACACTAATAGAGCATGGATGGAATGTTCGTATAGGTAATAGTCCCATCATTCCTCTTGTCCTTGGCAGTGATGAAGAATCTTTAAAAAAACAAACTGAACTTGAGGCTAATGGCATATTAACTGTTGCTATAAGACCTCCTACAGTTCCAGAAGGTACCTCTAGATTAAGAATTGTAGTAAGAAATAATCTGCCAGGAGAAGTATTAGAACAGCTATTATTTTATCTTGGCAAAAAAGTATGA
- a CDS encoding alpha/beta hydrolase, translated as MNQIIAMHGWCSDSSYWNNWHNHFKSKGWLWRNAERGYGHIETYEPSWQESSLYGHSSKKILFCHSLGLHLISRQVLEKASEIVLLNSFSRFIPNSKERRAVLTALNGMQKHIGKDTEKIMLSKFFQKATSPYNKPLLFHDLLKGGISVTGRKQLKEDLDLLINTNKLPDGLNKHAKVLVINSEKDEILCTTTSTSLIDDLNQHLLTPSVNWKIKNEGHFIRLKILIEKVNNWLISG; from the coding sequence ATGAACCAAATTATCGCGATGCATGGTTGGTGTAGCGATAGCAGCTATTGGAATAATTGGCATAACCACTTCAAATCAAAAGGATGGTTATGGAGGAATGCAGAGAGAGGTTATGGACATATCGAAACTTACGAGCCTTCATGGCAGGAGAGTTCACTCTATGGTCATAGCTCCAAAAAGATTCTTTTCTGTCATTCTCTTGGTTTACACTTAATCTCAAGACAAGTTCTTGAGAAAGCTTCTGAAATTGTACTATTAAACAGCTTTAGTCGTTTTATTCCAAACAGCAAAGAGCGAAGAGCTGTACTTACAGCTTTAAACGGAATGCAAAAACACATTGGAAAGGACACAGAGAAAATTATGTTGTCAAAATTTTTTCAAAAAGCAACTAGTCCGTATAACAAGCCACTCTTATTTCATGATCTCCTTAAAGGAGGAATCTCTGTCACAGGACGAAAACAACTAAAAGAAGATTTAGATCTTCTTATAAACACTAATAAATTGCCTGATGGTCTTAATAAACACGCAAAAGTTCTAGTCATAAATAGTGAAAAAGATGAAATCTTATGTACTACTACAAGCACATCACTGATAGACGACCTTAATCAACATCTCCTAACACCATCTGTAAATTGGAAAATAAAAAATGAAGGCCATTTTATACGGCTAAAGATTCTCATTGAGAAAGTAAACAACTGGTTAATCTCAGGATAA
- a CDS encoding methyltransferase domain-containing protein, producing the protein MSTNWQKLVIQNFDEASSKYNNSANLQKIFAAKLAAQCSKKVINSGVWVDLGSGTGLLANALEKINPNQSVIRVDGSPRMLAEHLPNKSTQLFNLNYGLPKWENPPTLIASSFALHWLKDPEERLMEWFSALAPGGLLAIALPDEASFPEWHEAAKKAKVACTAMKFPSHNALTNLVKADNIIFQQLESFTQKAPRVTSLLKPLVNIGAQTSHHPALNISQWRRLQQSWPMVESNRTYNLTWLIHILLVKK; encoded by the coding sequence ATGTCAACAAACTGGCAAAAGCTTGTAATTCAAAACTTTGATGAAGCTTCATCCAAATATAACAACTCAGCAAATCTGCAAAAGATTTTTGCAGCAAAATTAGCAGCTCAATGTTCCAAAAAAGTTATAAATTCTGGGGTATGGGTTGATTTAGGTTCTGGGACTGGTCTACTTGCAAATGCTCTAGAAAAAATAAATCCTAATCAATCTGTTATTAGAGTCGATGGTTCTCCAAGAATGCTCGCAGAACATCTTCCGAATAAATCAACACAACTCTTTAACCTCAACTATGGCCTGCCAAAGTGGGAAAACCCTCCAACATTAATTGCTTCAAGTTTTGCATTGCATTGGTTAAAGGACCCTGAAGAAAGACTAATGGAGTGGTTTTCTGCCCTTGCCCCTGGAGGCTTGCTAGCTATAGCATTACCAGACGAAGCAAGTTTCCCTGAATGGCATGAAGCAGCAAAAAAAGCAAAAGTTGCATGCACAGCAATGAAATTCCCTTCTCACAATGCACTAACTAATCTAGTCAAAGCAGATAACATCATATTTCAACAATTAGAAAGCTTTACTCAAAAAGCTCCGCGAGTTACTTCTCTATTAAAACCATTAGTTAATATCGGAGCCCAAACAAGTCATCATCCAGCCCTAAATATTTCTCAATGGCGACGACTTCAACAATCGTGGCCAATGGTTGAGTCCAACCGCACATACAACTTAACTTGGTTAATACATATACTTCTAGTTAAAAAATGA
- the bioD gene encoding dethiobiotin synthase, translated as MNIKSLKVVVCGTDTDVGKTVVSSLLVQGLSGVYWKPIQSGLEGGGDTNRVCELLTLPKERWIPEKYKFKAAVSPHWAAEQEHIIIKPNLLKVPLVNQSLIIETAGGVMVPLTRQYLQIDLLKEWMLPIIIVARSGLGTLNHTLLSIEALTKRKIPILGLIINGPLHKDNPKTLEQFGGVPVIAQLPKLASLSASSLAKEWLKQDIRNRLEQLLETTNR; from the coding sequence ATGAACATAAAATCATTGAAAGTAGTCGTTTGTGGAACAGATACAGATGTTGGAAAAACTGTAGTAAGTAGTCTTTTAGTGCAAGGGCTATCAGGAGTTTACTGGAAGCCTATTCAAAGTGGCTTGGAAGGAGGAGGGGATACAAACCGAGTATGCGAGCTACTAACTCTTCCGAAAGAACGGTGGATTCCTGAAAAGTACAAATTCAAAGCAGCTGTTTCACCTCACTGGGCAGCTGAACAAGAACATATAATCATCAAACCTAATTTACTCAAAGTACCTCTTGTCAACCAATCTCTGATCATTGAGACCGCTGGAGGAGTTATGGTCCCATTAACACGACAATATCTACAAATAGATCTACTAAAGGAATGGATGTTGCCAATCATAATAGTTGCACGAAGTGGATTAGGGACACTGAACCACACACTTCTATCAATTGAGGCATTAACAAAAAGGAAAATTCCAATCCTAGGTCTCATCATCAATGGTCCTTTGCATAAAGACAATCCAAAAACCTTAGAACAATTTGGAGGCGTACCAGTAATTGCTCAATTGCCAAAGCTTGCAAGTCTTTCGGCAAGTAGTCTTGCTAAAGAGTGGCTAAAACAAGATATAAGAAACCGCTTGGAGCAATTATTAGAAACTACTAACAGGTGA
- the bioA gene encoding adenosylmethionine--8-amino-7-oxononanoate transaminase: MDKAMDNILSYPENWHQNIWPPFTQITSSRPPLQISNAKGCLIFKDNGEPIIDAISSWWVTLHGHSDPYIASAIYNQAKQLEQVIFADFVHPQAELLAKRLSQATGLQRLFFSDNGSTAVEVALKIALQYWHNKGEQRHHIIAFEGAYHGDTFGAMSVGERNLFNEPFKEMLFPVSRATWPSTWWGDEGIERREEEAIKKLEIMLERPTAAVILEPLIQGAGGMTMVRPEFLQAVQGVVRQAKALLIADEVMVGFARTGSLFASQRAKISPDLMALSKGLTGGFLPMGITMASQEIYNTFLGNDPQKTFWHGHSFTANPLGCAAANASLDLLERNPTAYTNFESRHLPHLEQLVKHPKIKKIRLTGTIAAFDLKTDGNDGYLNNTGKVIKAYALANNVFIRPLGNVIYLLPPLCISDHQLEQCYKVIKSSLDII, translated from the coding sequence ATGGATAAAGCTATGGATAATATTTTGTCATACCCAGAAAATTGGCATCAAAACATATGGCCTCCCTTCACACAGATCACCTCTTCGAGACCACCGCTACAGATTTCCAATGCTAAAGGATGTCTTATTTTCAAAGATAATGGGGAGCCAATTATTGACGCAATCAGTAGTTGGTGGGTGACATTACATGGTCATTCAGATCCATATATTGCATCAGCTATTTATAACCAAGCCAAGCAATTGGAACAAGTAATCTTCGCTGACTTTGTTCATCCTCAGGCTGAACTTCTTGCAAAGAGATTGAGTCAAGCGACTGGTCTTCAACGACTATTTTTTTCCGATAATGGATCAACTGCTGTGGAAGTAGCTCTGAAAATCGCCCTTCAATATTGGCATAATAAAGGAGAGCAAAGGCATCATATTATCGCCTTCGAAGGTGCTTACCATGGCGATACTTTTGGAGCCATGTCTGTAGGAGAGCGAAACTTATTCAATGAACCATTCAAAGAAATGCTCTTCCCAGTCAGTAGAGCTACGTGGCCATCAACATGGTGGGGAGATGAAGGAATTGAACGCCGAGAAGAAGAAGCTATAAAGAAACTTGAAATTATGCTTGAAAGGCCTACGGCAGCAGTAATCCTAGAGCCCCTAATTCAAGGTGCAGGTGGTATGACGATGGTGAGACCTGAATTTTTGCAAGCTGTTCAAGGAGTTGTTCGCCAAGCAAAGGCATTACTAATAGCTGATGAGGTTATGGTTGGCTTTGCCCGTACTGGATCTCTCTTTGCATCTCAGCGTGCCAAAATCTCACCTGATCTTATGGCTTTATCTAAAGGTCTAACTGGTGGCTTCCTCCCCATGGGTATCACTATGGCAAGTCAAGAGATCTATAACACGTTCCTTGGGAATGATCCGCAAAAAACTTTTTGGCATGGGCATAGCTTTACTGCCAACCCTCTTGGATGCGCAGCGGCAAATGCAAGTTTAGACCTTTTAGAACGCAATCCAACTGCCTATACCAATTTCGAGTCCCGACATCTTCCACATCTCGAACAACTTGTAAAACACCCAAAAATAAAAAAAATTCGACTTACTGGAACAATCGCTGCTTTTGATTTAAAAACAGATGGAAATGATGGCTATTTAAATAATACAGGCAAAGTCATAAAAGCCTACGCATTAGCAAATAATGTGTTTATCAGACCCCTAGGCAATGTAATCTATCTCCTCCCACCATTATGTATAAGTGATCATCAATTAGAACAGTGTTATAAGGTCATCAAATCCAGCCTTGATATCATCTAA
- a CDS encoding DUF3143 domain-containing protein, with amino-acid sequence MTALEYWLISLGAEKSSINPCLWRWIMPQWSAEIVIEQDELMVVWSEGEKKSQFGFPYGLPREDVEAALKHGP; translated from the coding sequence TTGACAGCTCTTGAGTATTGGCTAATAAGTCTTGGGGCAGAAAAAAGTAGTATTAACCCTTGCCTTTGGCGATGGATCATGCCTCAGTGGTCAGCTGAGATCGTTATTGAACAAGATGAGCTAATGGTCGTTTGGAGTGAAGGTGAGAAAAAAAGTCAATTTGGCTTTCCCTATGGACTACCACGAGAAGATGTAGAAGCGGCTTTAAAGCATGGGCCTTGA
- a CDS encoding J domain-containing protein, with amino-acid sequence MNIPKSHYELLGVPRTADLQTLKKAFHRLSKILHPDTTILPIDEAERQFRNVCEAYELLSDPIKRENYDKSLKRQTLINDVSLKERDFEVNNAIKSVLDNGNRRPLSGGELLSLFLLGLALAISLLLGVVVAFLNGKELQVAPSWLRIRDPLVLPLSYQIRDVDSPISQNTSQSTFIDSS; translated from the coding sequence TTGAATATTCCTAAGAGCCATTATGAATTGTTGGGAGTCCCAAGAACAGCTGATTTGCAGACTCTTAAAAAGGCATTTCATCGTTTAAGCAAGATTTTGCATCCAGACACTACTATTCTTCCTATTGATGAAGCTGAACGTCAATTCCGTAATGTATGTGAAGCATATGAACTACTTTCTGATCCTATAAAGAGAGAAAATTATGACAAGAGTCTAAAAAGACAAACCTTGATCAATGATGTTTCTTTGAAGGAGAGAGATTTTGAAGTAAACAATGCAATCAAAAGTGTTCTTGATAATGGCAACCGAAGGCCTCTATCAGGAGGGGAGTTGCTTTCTTTGTTTCTTTTAGGACTTGCTCTTGCTATTAGTTTGTTGTTAGGAGTGGTTGTTGCTTTCTTAAATGGTAAGGAATTGCAAGTAGCTCCAAGTTGGTTAAGAATAAGAGATCCATTAGTCCTACCCCTTTCCTATCAAATAAGAGATGTCGATTCTCCCATCAGCCAAAACACCTCTCAATCAACATTCATTGACAGCTCTTGA
- the rsmG gene encoding 16S rRNA (guanine(527)-N(7))-methyltransferase RsmG, translating into MTNQKKFKRQETQIWQHLQWEPSPQQLEQFNQLQYLLREWNQKINLTRLIEGNDFWISQILDSLWPIQDELKFQDKQINIIDVGTGCGLPGLAVAIALPRSSTTLIDSIYRKTSAVKEIVKELGLLSRVNVLTERIELTGQKKLHRHTFDLAIARAVAKAPVLAEYLIPFLKPTGQAVMYKGKWNDLEKKELLKALSKLKGKIDTTKSLELPERRGIRHAIRISSTMLCPGKYPRSVGIPLKRPLNNQTSDNL; encoded by the coding sequence ATGACTAATCAAAAAAAGTTCAAACGTCAAGAAACACAAATTTGGCAACATTTGCAATGGGAGCCATCACCACAACAATTGGAACAATTCAATCAACTTCAATATCTATTAAGGGAATGGAATCAGAAAATTAATCTAACTAGATTAATTGAAGGCAATGATTTTTGGATCTCTCAAATCTTAGATAGTCTTTGGCCAATTCAAGATGAACTCAAATTTCAAGATAAGCAAATAAATATAATTGATGTTGGGACTGGTTGCGGGCTGCCTGGATTAGCAGTTGCAATAGCCCTACCTCGATCGTCTACAACGCTAATTGATTCAATTTATAGGAAAACATCTGCGGTTAAAGAAATTGTTAAAGAGCTTGGTCTTTTATCAAGAGTAAATGTTCTTACAGAACGCATAGAATTAACAGGTCAAAAGAAGCTGCATAGACACACGTTTGATTTAGCCATAGCTCGAGCTGTTGCAAAAGCTCCAGTATTAGCAGAGTATTTAATTCCGTTCTTAAAGCCAACAGGGCAGGCAGTTATGTACAAAGGGAAATGGAATGATCTTGAGAAAAAAGAACTTCTGAAAGCGCTTTCTAAATTGAAAGGAAAAATCGACACCACTAAGTCTCTTGAATTACCTGAGCGGCGAGGAATAAGACATGCTATTCGTATTAGCAGCACTATGCTTTGTCCAGGGAAATATCCAAGGTCTGTAGGTATACCTCTTAAAAGACCTCTAAACAATCAAACATCTGACAATCTTTGA
- a CDS encoding aldo/keto reductase translates to MNIPVLSLGGMRFQHSWSDLAMKEVTNDSQMNLEEILKFASKNGFHHIETARHYGTSELQLGSAMKRVVDSKRIVQTKIPPREDPNEFEKELELSYSKLQCKKIDLLAIHGLNLPEHLDQTIRPGGCLEVVRRWQRNDRIKHVGFSTHGPTDLIVKAIETNEFDYINLHWYFIFQDNEPALAAAAKFDLGVFIISPTDKGGHLHTPSAKLLKLCSPLHPIVFNDLFCLSDARVHTISVGASNIRDFLLHLHAVDTLDQAHHVLPGIKKRLLDAANSSLGEDWMATWREGLPVWDQTPGEINIPVLIWLYNLQISWGMEDYAKARYRLLGGGSHWFPGANCDNLDNTVSVDDLKEALQLSPWVDEIVERLRELREKFKGIPVQRLSDV, encoded by the coding sequence ATGAATATCCCTGTTTTGTCGTTAGGCGGCATGCGCTTTCAGCATAGTTGGAGCGATCTCGCAATGAAAGAAGTTACAAATGATAGTCAGATGAATTTAGAAGAAATTCTAAAATTTGCATCTAAAAATGGTTTCCATCATATAGAAACAGCCAGACATTATGGGACTTCTGAGCTGCAACTCGGCAGTGCTATGAAAAGGGTTGTGGACTCTAAAAGAATTGTTCAAACAAAAATTCCACCAAGAGAAGACCCGAATGAGTTTGAGAAAGAACTTGAACTGAGTTACTCAAAATTGCAATGTAAAAAAATTGATCTTCTTGCAATACATGGCTTGAATCTTCCAGAGCATTTGGATCAGACCATTCGCCCAGGAGGATGTCTAGAAGTTGTTCGCAGATGGCAGAGGAATGATCGTATTAAACATGTTGGCTTTTCAACGCATGGACCTACGGATTTAATAGTTAAAGCGATTGAAACAAATGAATTTGACTACATAAATCTGCATTGGTATTTTATTTTTCAAGATAATGAACCTGCATTGGCGGCGGCAGCAAAATTCGATTTAGGTGTTTTTATCATTAGCCCTACTGACAAAGGGGGACATTTACATACCCCATCAGCAAAGCTTTTAAAACTATGTTCACCACTTCATCCAATTGTTTTTAATGATTTATTTTGCTTAAGTGATGCAAGAGTTCATACCATAAGCGTTGGGGCATCTAACATTAGAGATTTTCTTTTACATCTTCATGCAGTTGATACACTTGATCAAGCTCATCATGTGTTGCCTGGAATTAAAAAACGTCTACTAGATGCCGCCAATAGCTCGTTAGGAGAAGACTGGATGGCCACATGGAGAGAAGGCTTGCCAGTATGGGATCAAACTCCAGGAGAAATTAATATTCCTGTATTGATATGGTTATATAATCTTCAAATATCTTGGGGTATGGAAGACTATGCAAAAGCCCGCTATAGATTACTAGGTGGAGGTAGCCATTGGTTCCCTGGTGCAAACTGTGACAATCTGGATAATACTGTAAGTGTAGATGATCTTAAAGAAGCACTACAACTTAGTCCTTGGGTTGATGAAATTGTTGAAAGATTACGTGAACTTCGCGAAAAGTTTAAAGGGATTCCTGTTCAAAGATTGTCAGATGTTTGA
- a CDS encoding ferredoxin — MTNDPAIAFRVTALEDNQPNGREPILGGILRKKAVWVDESLCIGCTYCSCVATNTFTMEPDNGRARAFRQDGDSTEVIQEAIDTCPVNCIDWVKFEDLDDLRSQLNAKTIRPLGLPPLR; from the coding sequence TTGACCAATGACCCTGCAATAGCTTTTAGGGTAACAGCTCTAGAAGATAATCAGCCTAATGGGAGAGAACCTATCCTTGGGGGTATTCTTCGTAAGAAGGCAGTCTGGGTTGATGAATCTTTATGCATAGGTTGTACTTATTGCAGTTGCGTTGCGACAAATACTTTTACCATGGAGCCAGACAATGGACGTGCTAGAGCATTCCGCCAAGATGGTGATAGCACCGAAGTCATACAAGAGGCTATAGATACTTGTCCAGTTAATTGCATTGATTGGGTGAAATTTGAGGATTTAGATGATTTGCGTTCCCAGTTAAATGCCAAAACTATTCGTCCGCTTGGACTTCCACCATTGAGATGA